The sequence AACATAATAGTTAGATAAATAGCAAACTGACTATCAAATCAAacaattaattgattaatttgtTAGTTATTTGGTTAATTCATTGATTTGTCAAGGGCAAATGGTTTGGAGAATAGCTGTCACCTCAAACATTTGGTTGGTTAATATTGTTAGTTGTTTGGTTAATTGATTGttactaatgatgatgatgattgttaCTAACCTCAATAGcaaatgtttatatgaatagcTTATGAACTGTCACATCAAACATTTGGCTGGTTAACATGCTAGTtatttaattgattgattgattgattgatgagtggattgattgattgattgatgaacgaattgattgattgattgattgattgctaaCCTCCTTCAGCAGCTGGTTGATGTCCTGATGATGGTCGATCAGTTGAAAGACAGCCTGGTTGAGCAGAGCTCTGCTGTTCCCAGACAGCTGATCTGTACTGGAGGTTCTAGTAGCTTTGAAACAGATTCGGAATGGAGAGAAAAATTAAACTCTAGGTGATCAGAGATACTGTAGCAGACTTCATTTCCTTTCATGCAAGTACGAAACACAGACAAACTCCatctgaaatactgtaaatgcatttaagtttgcggggacaTAATTTTGCAATAGCTGGAAAAACGACTTTtagcagtggttttaagttcacggtagcaccatgcactgtagtctcttattgccatggaaaaatgttcgcggtggttttaagctccCGATGAAGCGACCACCAAGAAAACCGCGaccattaaaccaccgcgaaagtttctgcatttacagtatctcactAGTGAAAAGCGAGATGGACACTGACGACAGAATAtcaataagattttttttaagaaTTTTTCACACGAACAAGCTTCTGTCAATAATCTTTTGCACTATTGTCAGGATGTTACAGtccataacatttttttttttcattattgacAGGATGAATTTTTTGCACAAAAATTTCACTGGTTACTCTGTCAAAGGGCTTTTTGTCGCTTTTGGTGTTGCCATGTAGAAATAACCCCCTTTATGGATAATGGGATAGTCCGAGCCGACACGCATGCGTCGGGGAGTAGCCggggaaaagaaataaagatcaGTTCACGTCGTCTCAACTCCAGTCTCCTAGTCGCTCTTGTGTCACCTCTGGGCTCCCTAAACATCATCTAAAGTGGACAGAACGAGGGTAACAAAATGGAGGTTCTACCGAGATCGTAAAACTTAGAGGAAAGGGAGCCGATCGGATGATCACGACAGGAGAAGTTTGACCGCCACTGGAACCCGACGTTGTGACAGAAAAGGATTCGCGCCAAAGAAGACACGTGACCACAGGTCAGAGAGGTCAATTTGTTGTAAACAAATAGTTCAGAGGTCAACAAGATGGCGCTGCGGTTGTAGAGGGGGAGGGCGGCAGTTCCTTATCGGAGGAACTAAGTTCAGGAGtgttgtactttttgtgtagCGGGTAGATTCTTGACGTGAACCAACTATGACGGACACGCTCATAGAGCAGGCCACGAAAATGGGCCTAGAAGGGCCGAGTATCCTCGAGTATGTCGAAAAACAACAGGCCATTGAGAGGGACGAGAGGGCAAGGGAAAGAGATGCTCAGAGGAAGCATGAGTTGGAGCTAGAGGCCCTAAAGCTGAAACAAGCTGAAATTAAAGCGGTACAAAAGCAAAATGCGGAGGAGGTCAAGGCGAAGACGCCAAGATTACCAAGCTTCACAGAAGGCGAAGGAATAGACGAGTACCTCTTGAGGTTTGAGAGATTTGCACGTGCTAACCACTGGGCGGAAAACACGTGGGCGTCCCTACTGAGCGCCCTACTCACGGGGAGGGCACTGGAAGTTTATAGCAGGCTATCGGATGATGATGCAAAAGATTACAAGAAAGTGAAGGATGCCATTCTTAAGAGATATGAACTTACGGAAGACGGGTTCAAGAAGAAGTTCAGGTCTGAAGTTCCTCAGGAGGGGGAAGGGCCGGACCAGTACATTGTACGTCTTAGGGGTTACCTGAACAGGTGGATCGAGCTGTCTGATACCCCCAAGACATATGAAGGAATTTGTGACTTGATCATCCAGGAACAATTCCTGGATCTGTGCCCTGTGGATTTGTCAGTCCACCTGCGGGAGAGGAAACCGAAGTCTCTGGAGGAGTTAGGGAAGATGAGCGGGCAGTACCTGATTGCACATGGCCGTGGTCTGTTTGAAGGGGCACGC comes from Branchiostoma floridae strain S238N-H82 chromosome 19, Bfl_VNyyK, whole genome shotgun sequence and encodes:
- the LOC118406494 gene encoding uncharacterized protein LOC118406494, whose protein sequence is MTDTLIEQATKMGLEGPSILEYVEKQQAIERDERARERDAQRKHELELEALKLKQAEIKAVQKQNAEEVKAKTPRLPSFTEGEGIDEYLLRFERFARANHWAENTWASLLSALLTGRALEVYSRLSDDDAKDYKKVKDAILKRYELTEDGFKKKFRSEVPQEGEGPDQYIVRLRGYLNRWIELSDTPKTYEGICDLIIQEQFLDLCPVDLSVHLRERKPKSLEELGKMSGQYLIAHGRGLFEGARPRNPPRTDQVLSGTANVRVVTTSATSRRRCDRCIQNEAEWCGHCFRCGGSNHIARRCWKQGNAARTPPRDEGSS